In the Duncaniella freteri genome, one interval contains:
- a CDS encoding threonine/serine exporter family protein: MVEKIFQDALFAAIAAIGFAAISRPPRRAYVYCALIAAVGHSLRFVLMDCLYINIILSTAVASFAVGVLSVYLSPVARTPAEACFFPALLPMIPGMYAYRSFGGLAMCLLSSEQGAFEHYFYLFARNGMMCGCIILCMVVGATLPIFIFKKVSFQATR; this comes from the coding sequence ATGGTTGAAAAAATATTTCAGGATGCATTGTTTGCTGCGATAGCAGCTATCGGTTTTGCGGCTATAAGCCGACCTCCGCGTAGGGCTTATGTCTATTGCGCATTGATCGCGGCGGTAGGCCATTCGTTGCGTTTTGTACTCATGGATTGTCTTTACATCAATATAATATTGTCGACAGCGGTGGCGTCATTCGCCGTAGGGGTTCTATCGGTGTATCTTTCGCCTGTGGCTCGTACACCTGCTGAGGCATGTTTTTTCCCGGCATTGCTGCCGATGATACCCGGTATGTATGCCTACCGGTCGTTTGGCGGGCTTGCAATGTGTCTGCTCAGTAGTGAGCAAGGGGCATTTGAGCATTATTTCTATCTTTTTGCCCGAAACGGTATGATGTGTGGATGTATAATATTGTGTATGGTGGTGGGTGCCACGCTCCCGATCTTTATATTCAAAAAAGTGTCTTTCCAGGCTACAAGATAG
- a CDS encoding sodium-dependent transporter: MASTPKFASKIGLIAATVGSAVGLGNVWRFPAEVQSNGGAAFLLIYIICIFLLGIPVMTAEFALGRGGESDAAGVYARVTPGRKGWWLAGVLAITASYLILSFYMVVSGWTFEYLVQSITGDLYSSPSIGEEAFKERMGSYITGTYRPIVMTVIMIAANIYVLLRGVQAGIEKMSNVMMPVLFLLLLIFCGVSLSLDKAPEGLEFFLKPDFSVITPGTVVNALGQAFFSLSLAMGILVTYASYYPAEARLTRTAVTVSLLDLMVAFFMGIIIFPAVMTFGLQDSNLAGSALVFITLPEIFAQMGGTRLWSSLFFLLLTLAAFTSTISLAEVSVAFMQKRAGMSRTAAVLTVTAPLLLLSPICSLSVGPWSGYTIAGLTIFDFLDTITTNFMLPIGGILICAYMGWIAPKSFFQKELTNDGKLRSRALGLIHFIVKWIAPVLITAILIGQLI; this comes from the coding sequence ATGGCAAGCACCCCTAAATTCGCATCCAAGATAGGTCTTATCGCCGCCACAGTAGGATCTGCCGTAGGCTTAGGCAACGTATGGAGGTTTCCGGCCGAAGTACAGAGCAACGGCGGAGCAGCGTTCTTGCTGATATACATCATATGCATATTCCTGTTAGGCATCCCTGTCATGACTGCCGAATTTGCTCTCGGAAGGGGTGGCGAGTCCGATGCTGCCGGAGTGTATGCGCGAGTTACACCCGGGCGTAAAGGGTGGTGGCTCGCCGGAGTGCTCGCAATAACGGCATCCTACCTTATATTGTCTTTCTATATGGTAGTGTCCGGATGGACGTTTGAATATCTCGTACAGTCAATAACAGGCGACCTGTACTCCTCACCCTCCATCGGAGAAGAGGCATTCAAGGAACGTATGGGAAGCTACATCACCGGCACCTATCGCCCCATAGTCATGACTGTCATAATGATAGCTGCAAACATATATGTTCTGCTGCGAGGCGTGCAGGCAGGCATAGAAAAGATGTCGAACGTCATGATGCCTGTGCTTTTTTTATTGCTACTGATATTCTGTGGCGTATCTCTGTCGCTCGACAAGGCACCCGAGGGTCTTGAATTCTTCCTTAAGCCTGATTTTTCAGTAATAACACCCGGCACAGTAGTCAATGCTTTGGGCCAGGCATTCTTCTCGCTGAGCCTTGCAATGGGAATCCTTGTGACATATGCCAGCTACTATCCTGCTGAAGCCAGACTCACCCGCACAGCCGTCACAGTGTCACTTCTGGATCTCATGGTTGCATTCTTTATGGGCATAATCATCTTTCCGGCAGTCATGACGTTCGGTTTGCAGGACAGCAATCTTGCCGGTTCAGCCCTTGTATTCATCACATTGCCCGAGATATTCGCACAGATGGGAGGCACACGCCTTTGGTCATCACTGTTCTTCCTGCTCCTGACACTTGCTGCATTCACTTCCACCATATCACTTGCAGAAGTATCCGTAGCCTTCATGCAGAAACGTGCCGGGATGTCACGTACAGCGGCTGTACTTACTGTTACAGCTCCTCTTCTGCTCCTAAGCCCGATATGCTCACTATCGGTAGGTCCATGGAGCGGATACACTATAGCCGGACTCACTATATTCGACTTCCTTGACACCATCACCACCAATTTCATGCTCCCCATAGGCGGGATACTCATATGCGCATACATGGGATGGATAGCCCCGAAATCGTTTTTCCAAAAAGAGCTCACCAATGATGGCAAGCTCCGTTCGAGAGCACTCGGACTGATTCATTTCATTGTCAAATGGATAGCACCGGTGCTAATTACCGCGATACTTATAGGGCAGCTAATCTGA
- a CDS encoding Crp/Fnr family transcriptional regulator → MIKSTIEQLLTDDFAEIWRLLSTDEKHLLAENFTIHHYRKNQVIYAEKEEPEFLWCLIEGKVKKYKDGIGGRCQIIRLIKPIEYFGYRAYFAGEHYVSSAATLEPSTLATIPMSLVESLIANNNKLAMFFIHELSRNLGSSDTKIVNLTQKHIRGRLAEALIVLLDNYGVEEDDNMTLKIYLGREDLANLSNMTTSNAIRTLSQFVNDHLIVVDGRKIKILNEPQLRKISKHG, encoded by the coding sequence ATGATTAAAAGCACGATAGAGCAACTATTAACTGATGATTTTGCCGAAATTTGGCGTTTATTGAGCACTGATGAAAAGCATTTGCTCGCCGAAAATTTCACAATTCATCACTATAGAAAGAACCAGGTGATATATGCCGAAAAGGAGGAACCTGAGTTCTTATGGTGCCTTATTGAAGGTAAAGTAAAGAAATACAAAGACGGAATAGGCGGAAGATGCCAGATAATCAGGCTCATAAAGCCTATTGAATACTTCGGCTACCGCGCATATTTTGCAGGAGAACATTATGTGTCAAGCGCAGCAACCCTTGAGCCGTCCACCCTGGCAACCATCCCAATGTCTCTTGTGGAAAGCCTGATTGCCAACAACAACAAGCTTGCCATGTTCTTCATTCATGAGCTGTCGCGCAACCTCGGATCATCCGACACCAAGATTGTAAACCTCACACAGAAACACATCCGTGGCCGACTCGCTGAAGCCCTCATCGTACTTCTTGACAATTACGGTGTTGAGGAAGACGACAATATGACCCTGAAAATATATCTTGGCAGAGAGGACTTGGCGAACCTGTCCAATATGACCACATCCAATGCCATAAGGACCTTGAGTCAATTTGTCAACGATCATCTGATAGTTGTTGACGGACGCAAGATAAAGATACTAAACGAACCTCAGCTCCGTAAGATCTCAAAACACGGATAA
- a CDS encoding threonine/serine exporter family protein: MMTTVKSEVCPSAREVCMFISQYSAWLYGCGATCIRLEKNVQRIAAAYGTRVELSIMPRHIHVSVWDNRNEDAVTAVVSVRCVPVSFDMNTRLSELSWAIADGRIGFEDAHAEMADIVEGDSQNEWLVLLLASVANASFCRLFGGDAVAMVVVFIATLAGYYLKQILLDKGWDVRAVFMACSFVSSVLGATGILFSLGNTPFIALGTSVLYLVPGIPLLNSFSDMLYRHYVCAFSRFVDAVVLTCCLSIGLCGGMMFMNVGMF; this comes from the coding sequence ATGATGACGACTGTGAAGAGTGAGGTGTGTCCTTCGGCAAGGGAGGTATGTATGTTCATATCGCAGTATAGTGCGTGGCTTTATGGATGTGGTGCCACTTGTATCAGGCTTGAAAAGAATGTGCAACGCATAGCGGCAGCCTATGGGACACGTGTGGAATTGTCGATCATGCCAAGGCATATACATGTGTCGGTATGGGACAATAGGAATGAAGATGCGGTGACTGCTGTGGTGTCGGTGAGGTGTGTGCCTGTGAGTTTTGACATGAACACAAGGTTGAGCGAGTTGAGCTGGGCTATTGCTGACGGCAGGATAGGCTTTGAGGATGCGCATGCGGAGATGGCTGATATAGTTGAAGGTGACAGTCAGAACGAATGGTTGGTTCTTTTGCTCGCTTCTGTTGCCAATGCGTCGTTTTGTCGATTGTTTGGCGGGGATGCTGTGGCTATGGTGGTTGTGTTCATTGCCACTCTTGCAGGATATTATCTTAAGCAGATTTTACTTGACAAGGGGTGGGATGTCAGAGCCGTGTTTATGGCATGTTCTTTTGTGTCTTCGGTGCTCGGAGCCACAGGGATATTGTTTTCGTTGGGCAATACTCCATTCATAGCTTTGGGTACGAGTGTGCTGTATCTTGTACCAGGCATCCCATTGCTTAATTCTTTCAGTGATATGTTGTATCGCCATTACGTATGTGCTTTCAGCCGTTTTGTGGATGCTGTGGTGCTTACGTGCTGCCTGTCAATAGGTCTTTGCGGTGGGATGATGTTTATGAATGTAGGAATGTTTTAG